The Persephonella sp. DNA window TAGTTGTAGGAAAAAGACAGAGAAAGGATATAAAAAGATTTTTCCTTGGAACAATTGCAATGAAAGTTGTTAAAGGTTCTCCTGTGTCTGTATTAATAGTAAGAAGAAGGTAGAAAAATGTTAAAAAAAATAATTGCTTTATTTTCCCTGAGTGCAATCGCTTTTTCCTGTGCAGCTGTAAAGGGAAAAGAAAGTTCCGGAAATGTGTATTTTTATTATACTGCTTGTAAATATGCTGCAGAAAGTAACGATTATAAAGATGCCCTTTATTTCTGTGAAAAGGCCTTAAAAATAGCACCTGAAGAAGAGGTAATATACAAAGAGGCTATCAGGGTAGCACTTAGAGCACATAACAAGAAAAAAGCGCTGTATTTTGTTGATCAGTATATAAAAAGATTTTCTTCAAAAAATAAACCTGAAGTATATATGTATGCTGCTTCTGTTTATATTCATTTAAACGAATTTTCAAAAGCAGAAAAAATCCTTACAAAGGCTATAGAAAAATTTCCGGATAATGAAAGATTACTTAAGTTTCTTGTTGATACATATTTAAAGCAGGGAAAAATTGATAAGGCTGAAAAGACTTTAAAAAGATTAATCAGTTTATATCCTAATGATGCAAAAATTCGTTATATTCTTGCAAGGATATATCTTTTTAAAAGGGAAGACCAGAAAGCCATTCAAGAGCTTGAAAAGGCTGTAGAGATAGACCCGTTATATACCCCTGCCTTTACATTACTTGGAACTATATATTCTCAGAATAGACAATGGAAAGAAGCTGAAAGAGTTTATAAAAAGGTTTTAGAGAGAGACCCAAAAAACCTTGAAGCGTTAAATAGATTATTCCAGATATATGTCCAGACAGACCAAAATGAAAAAGCAGAGAAGGTAATAAATAAGATAGTTAAGTTGTATCCAAATGCTAAAGATGCTCTGCTGAAAAAATTTCTTCTTTATCTGAAAGAAAATAAAGCACAGGAAGTTGTAAAAGACCTGGAAAAGTTATATGAGAAAAATCCTGATAATCCTGCCATTGCAATGATTCTCGGAATGGCCTATGAAAGCATAGGAAAGTATGATTTAGCAGAAGAGCTTTACCTGAAAGTATTACAACAAAATCCAGAAAATATAGATATCCTTGAAAGACTGGCAGATGTATATGCAAAACAAAAGAAATATGATTTAGCTATAGATGTTCTCCAAAAAATGTTTAAACTTCAGCCAACAGACCATCATATTTTGCTTATGATAGCAGAGCTTGAAGATGAAAAAGGGGATACCGCTAAAGCCCTTGAGTATGTAAAAAAAGCTGAAGAGTTAAGTCCTTCTGACCCTGTTGTTTATTTTTATGAGGGTATTTATTACGATAAATTAGGTGACTGGGGACATGCAGAAAAAGCATTTCTAAAAGCGATAAAATTAAAACCTGCTTTCCCGGATGCCTTAAATTATTTAGGCTATTCTTACATAGTAAGAGGCATAGCCGTAGATAAGGGAATTGAATTAGTGAAAAAAGCCCTCCAATATGTTCCTGATAATCCTGCTTATCTGGATAGTCTCGGATGGGGATATTTTAAGAAAGGGGATTACAAAAAGGCATACGAATATATTAAAAGGGCTTATGATAAAATGCCTGATGATCCGGTTGTAACAGAGCATATGGCAGAAGTTCTTGAAGCCCTTGGTAAAAAGAAAGAAGCTATAAAGCTTTATAAAAAAGCCCTTTCTATAATAGAAAAGACAGGGGAAGAAGGGGAACCTGGGCTGAAAAATAGGATTTTAAAAAAGTTAAAAAAAATTGAAAAATGAAAAAAATACTCTTTTTGTCTTTAATCTTCCTTATAGGTTTTATCTGGAGTTGTGCACCTTTAAAAAGGACAGATTGTGAGATAGAGTTTGATAGGATATTAAAATTATCCACTGAAAATAAGGATAAATTTATCAGAGGTAATCTTTTTATCCACGGAATATATACTGTTTTTTACGGGAACCTTGGAAACAAAAGTCAGCTGACTTTCAGAACACCTTTTGGAAATAAGTTGTTCACCCTTAAATATTCACCGGAAAAAATATGTGTGGTAACACCTCAAGGAGAAAATTTATGTGGTAAAGACCTGGATATGTACTGGGATTACTTTAATCTGAAAATCCCTTTTGATATAAAAGAGCTATTAACAGGACAGTTTAAAATATCACCGAAAGATAAACATTATTGTAAAGATGGATTTTTAATTGTTGAAAATAACGGAGCAGTTTTGAAATATAACAGCCTTAAACCTGTAGAGATTAGTTATAAAGGCTTTAAAGCTGCTTACAGATATAACAAAGATAAACCTGAAAAAATAACCCTTTATCAAGATGGACAGGAGCTTTTGAGAATATATATTAGAGAGCTCAGGGAAAAATGAGGGATTACGTTGTAAAAGTTTGTGGAATCAGGCATATTCCACAGGCAATAAAAATAGCA harbors:
- a CDS encoding tetratricopeptide repeat protein, with amino-acid sequence MLKKIIALFSLSAIAFSCAAVKGKESSGNVYFYYTACKYAAESNDYKDALYFCEKALKIAPEEEVIYKEAIRVALRAHNKKKALYFVDQYIKRFSSKNKPEVYMYAASVYIHLNEFSKAEKILTKAIEKFPDNERLLKFLVDTYLKQGKIDKAEKTLKRLISLYPNDAKIRYILARIYLFKREDQKAIQELEKAVEIDPLYTPAFTLLGTIYSQNRQWKEAERVYKKVLERDPKNLEALNRLFQIYVQTDQNEKAEKVINKIVKLYPNAKDALLKKFLLYLKENKAQEVVKDLEKLYEKNPDNPAIAMILGMAYESIGKYDLAEELYLKVLQQNPENIDILERLADVYAKQKKYDLAIDVLQKMFKLQPTDHHILLMIAELEDEKGDTAKALEYVKKAEELSPSDPVVYFYEGIYYDKLGDWGHAEKAFLKAIKLKPAFPDALNYLGYSYIVRGIAVDKGIELVKKALQYVPDNPAYLDSLGWGYFKKGDYKKAYEYIKRAYDKMPDDPVVTEHMAEVLEALGKKKEAIKLYKKALSIIEKTGEEGEPGLKNRILKKLKKIEK